Sequence from the Pontibacter pudoricolor genome:
TAATAACCTCCACCGTTGTTACGAACCGCTTTGTTTTCGCCATCAATGCTGGTCATGATCTCCTCGATAGTCTTGCCTTCCAGGTCAGTGCCGGCAATGGCCTTGTTCAGGTTGTCGGTATAGGCCTGGTGGTGTTTTGTATGGTGGATTTCCATGGTGCGTGCATCAATGTGCGGCTCCAGTGCATCGTAAGCATAAGGTAGTTTCGGAAGTTCGAAAGCCATAGTTTTGTATATTTTTATATGTGAACAATTACATACGTAACAGTTGTATGAGTACGTATGCGTTTAAACTCTTAGTTTCAAAATTAGTTATTTTCTTCTGGCTGCAAAGAAAGTTGCCATCAGGTCGGCACATTCCTGCGCCATAATGCCACTAACCATCTCAGTTTTAGGGTGTAGCAGATTGCCTACTCTTCTATAACCACGTTTGGGCTCATTTGTTCCGAATACTACCCGTTTTAACTGTGCCCAGTAACTGGCACCGGCACACATAATGCAGGGCTCAACGGTTACGTACAGGGTGCAATCGTGCAGGTACTTGTTGCCCAGGTACTCGGAGGCAGCGGTAAAGGCCAGCATCTCGGCATGGGCGGTTACGTCGTTCAGCTTCTCGGTCTGGTTGTAGGCTTTGGCTATAATGCGGTTGTTGGCAACTATAATGGCACCAATCGGAATTTCGCCTTCCTCAAAAGCCTG
This genomic interval carries:
- a CDS encoding nucleoside deaminase, yielding MATDFLSIYSDEHFMQQAYRQAQQAFEEGEIPIGAIIVANNRIIAKAYNQTEKLNDVTAHAEMLAFTAASEYLGNKYLHDCTLYVTVEPCIMCAGASYWAQLKRVVFGTNEPKRGYRRVGNLLHPKTEMVSGIMAQECADLMATFFAARRK